In Sphingobacteriales bacterium, a single genomic region encodes these proteins:
- a CDS encoding electron transfer flavoprotein subunit beta/FixA family protein, producing MKILVCISKVPDTTTKISFTNNNTQFNESGVTSIINPTDEWYALVRALELVEQNGGSVTVACVGDATAEQLIRKALAIGGDEGVRIDVEPQDAYQAAANLAAYAKDKNFDIIFTGKETINYNGSIMGGMLAELLDLPYISLASKLDIQSNIATIEREIEGGREIVEVAIPFVASANKGLAEQRIPNMRGIMAARTKPVQVIAPYSNTDALTQVVGYELPAARSSVQLIAPDNMDELVRLLHEKSKVI from the coding sequence ATGAAAATTTTAGTTTGTATCAGCAAAGTACCCGATACTACCACCAAAATTTCTTTTACCAACAACAATACGCAGTTTAATGAAAGTGGTGTTACTTCCATTATCAACCCCACCGATGAGTGGTATGCTTTAGTGCGTGCTTTGGAATTGGTAGAACAAAACGGCGGCTCGGTGACGGTGGCTTGTGTGGGCGATGCCACTGCCGAACAACTCATTCGCAAAGCCTTGGCTATCGGCGGCGATGAAGGTGTACGCATTGACGTAGAGCCGCAAGATGCGTATCAGGCAGCAGCGAATTTGGCAGCATATGCTAAAGACAAAAACTTTGACATCATTTTTACCGGTAAAGAAACCATCAATTACAACGGCTCAATAATGGGCGGTATGTTGGCAGAATTGCTCGATTTGCCTTATATTTCTTTGGCTTCTAAGTTGGATATACAAAGCAATATCGCTACTATTGAGCGCGAAATTGAAGGCGGCAGAGAAATTGTAGAAGTGGCAATACCCTTTGTGGCGAGTGCCAATAAGGGTTTAGCCGAACAGCGTATTCCCAATATGCGTGGTATTATGGCGGCACGCACCAAGCCCGTGCAGGTAATTGCGCCTTACAGCAACACAGATGCACTTACGCAAGTGGTGGGCTACGAATTGCCGGCGGCGCGTTCTTCGGTGCAGTTGATAGCCCCCGACAATATGGACGAGTTAGTACGTCTTTTACACGAAAAATCAAAAGTGATATAA
- a CDS encoding electron transfer flavoprotein subunit alpha/FixB family protein encodes MSILVFIEHEGNKIKKSSLETALYGAAIAQQEGSTAQAVVLGDIDAAQAATLGKYGISKVWQVGGNFSDLDANRHSRAVSEVAQQCGATTIVFSHNYTGKAVAPRVAARLKAGLVSGIATLPKADGIVCKSSFSGKAFADYRVLSPIRILSLTPNSMPVKPTSDNSAAVETVQVNVPVAQVKVKQVVKLSDKIPLTEAEIVVSGGRGLKGPENWGMIEEMANILGAATACSRPVADTHWRPHHEHVGQTGIAISPNLYIAIGISGAIQHLAGVSGSKVIVVINKDAEAPFFKAADYGVIGDAFEVVPRLNEALKKFKASHA; translated from the coding sequence ATGAGTATTCTCGTTTTTATAGAGCACGAAGGAAATAAAATAAAAAAATCATCGCTTGAAACTGCTTTGTATGGTGCGGCTATTGCCCAGCAGGAAGGCAGCACTGCTCAGGCAGTAGTATTGGGCGATATTGATGCGGCACAAGCCGCCACTTTGGGCAAATACGGCATATCCAAAGTATGGCAGGTGGGCGGCAATTTCAGCGATTTAGATGCAAACCGCCACAGCCGCGCAGTTTCGGAAGTTGCCCAACAATGTGGCGCAACCACCATCGTTTTTAGTCATAATTATACCGGAAAGGCAGTAGCCCCGCGCGTAGCGGCACGCCTGAAAGCCGGTTTGGTATCGGGTATTGCCACTTTGCCGAAAGCCGATGGCATCGTATGCAAGAGTTCTTTTTCGGGAAAAGCTTTTGCCGATTATCGCGTTCTGTCGCCGATACGGATATTGTCGCTTACGCCCAATTCTATGCCCGTAAAACCGACTTCGGACAATAGTGCTGCCGTAGAAACGGTGCAGGTGAACGTACCCGTTGCACAGGTAAAAGTAAAGCAAGTGGTGAAATTATCGGATAAAATTCCTTTAACCGAAGCAGAAATCGTAGTATCGGGCGGGCGCGGTTTGAAAGGTCCTGAAAATTGGGGAATGATAGAAGAAATGGCGAATATTTTAGGTGCTGCCACTGCTTGCAGTCGTCCGGTTGCCGACACGCACTGGCGACCACACCACGAGCATGTAGGTCAAACAGGAATTGCCATCAGCCCTAATTTGTATATAGCTATCGGTATTTCGGGAGCTATCCAGCATTTGGCGGGTGTGAGCGGCAGCAAAGTAATTGTGGTTATCAACAAAGATGCCGAAGCTCCTTTCTTTAAAGCCGCCGACTACGGAGTGATAGGCGATGCTTTTGAAGTAGTACCGCGCCTCAACGAAGCACTCAAAAAATTTAAAGCCTCGCATGCATAG
- the ytxJ gene encoding bacillithiol system redox-active protein YtxJ — protein sequence MNWIPLQSETQLEEILTASQQQTQVIFKHSTRCSISDMAKQRFERQWQHKDEDAATLYYLDLLAFREVSNTVAARLQIAHQSPQVIVIKNGAAVYQASHNAISAQTVAAWI from the coding sequence ATGAACTGGATTCCTCTGCAAAGTGAAACACAATTAGAAGAAATTCTGACGGCATCGCAACAGCAAACTCAGGTTATTTTTAAGCACAGTACGCGCTGCTCCATCAGCGATATGGCAAAACAACGTTTTGAGCGGCAATGGCAGCACAAGGACGAAGATGCGGCAACACTGTATTATTTGGATTTATTGGCGTTTCGGGAGGTTTCCAATACGGTGGCAGCACGCCTACAAATAGCACACCAATCGCCGCAGGTGATTGTTATCAAAAACGGAGCTGCCGTTTACCAGGCCAGCCACAATGCTATTTCTGCACAGACGGTGGCAGCGTGGATATAA
- a CDS encoding TlpA family protein disulfide reductase, which yields MNIQRIVATIFFLLCLQCWNTQAQEKSVYFEGNAAQSTEDFYFLYYPQYLAGSDSVAVKAQQQGGRFSATLPLDALRTVLLRYGNQEATLVAAPNDTITLNFNADSLVATLQFPDSTRAASAQNRFWQAFYKKFQKDYSPVACTNLMTETVNVDKYEMDIFTQRSQQWNFLKNYRERSRFSKAFAQYAEDNIRYHYVYQLFAYPIIRGNSDQKNMRVQPLPAVMLDAVNEDMINRPELLNLEAYRNFLKYYIIYKASESNDFQKFTSINTSVSLKYKTAQDYLSDEPLLYFMSEHLLEYGEKMLPSTLRRIHSDLEAADQQTHYAQLVAQRCRERLAAEDPKDETAVASAEPVPAKKNTDALLIDMKGKEVKLSDFEGKVVYIDFWASWCGPCRAQFPFAKQLHHRFTKKELEKIVFLYVNIDNTEEKWKEALEKLEIEGFHAFSAGGWNSKAAKHFQLNSIPRYMIMDKKGKFVDINAPRPQQADEVYQMLKNLL from the coding sequence ATGAATATTCAAAGAATTGTTGCGACTATATTCTTCTTATTGTGTTTGCAGTGTTGGAATACACAGGCACAGGAAAAATCGGTTTATTTTGAAGGCAATGCTGCTCAGTCCACCGAAGATTTTTATTTTTTGTATTATCCTCAATACCTCGCCGGCAGCGACAGCGTCGCCGTAAAAGCCCAGCAACAAGGCGGGCGGTTCAGTGCCACTTTGCCCCTCGATGCGCTGCGTACCGTGCTGCTGCGCTACGGCAATCAGGAGGCGACTTTGGTGGCTGCACCCAACGATACCATTACACTGAATTTCAATGCCGACTCGTTAGTGGCTACGCTGCAATTTCCCGATAGCACCCGTGCCGCTTCTGCACAGAATCGTTTTTGGCAGGCTTTTTATAAAAAATTCCAAAAAGATTACAGTCCGGTGGCTTGCACCAACCTGATGACCGAAACCGTAAATGTGGACAAATACGAAATGGATATTTTCACGCAACGCTCCCAACAATGGAATTTTTTGAAAAATTACCGCGAGCGCAGCCGCTTTTCCAAAGCATTTGCCCAATATGCCGAAGACAATATCCGCTATCATTATGTATATCAACTATTTGCATACCCTATTATCAGAGGCAACAGCGACCAAAAAAACATGCGGGTACAGCCTTTGCCTGCCGTTATGCTCGATGCCGTAAACGAAGATATGATTAATCGCCCCGAACTCCTGAATTTAGAAGCCTATCGCAATTTTTTAAAATACTACATCATTTACAAAGCCTCCGAAAGTAATGATTTTCAGAAATTTACGAGTATCAATACTTCGGTGTCTTTAAAATACAAAACTGCACAAGACTATTTGAGCGACGAACCTCTGCTGTATTTTATGAGCGAACACTTGTTGGAATATGGCGAAAAAATGCTGCCTTCTACGCTGCGCCGTATTCACAGCGATTTGGAAGCCGCCGACCAGCAAACCCACTATGCCCAACTCGTGGCGCAACGCTGTCGGGAACGCCTCGCCGCCGAAGACCCCAAAGACGAAACTGCCGTTGCCTCCGCCGAGCCTGTGCCCGCCAAGAAGAACACCGATGCGCTGCTGATAGATATGAAAGGAAAAGAAGTAAAACTGAGCGATTTTGAAGGAAAAGTAGTGTATATAGATTTTTGGGCAAGCTGGTGTGGTCCGTGTAGAGCGCAATTCCCTTTTGCCAAACAATTACACCATCGTTTTACCAAAAAAGAATTGGAAAAAATAGTGTTTTTGTATGTAAATATTGACAATACCGAAGAAAAATGGAAAGAAGCCTTAGAAAAATTAGAAATAGAAGGGTTTCACGCTTTTTCGGCGGGCGGCTGGAACTCCAAAGCAGCAAAGCATTTTCAGCTCAATTCTATTCCGCGCTATATGATTATGGACAAAAAAGGAAAATTTGTGGACATCAATGCGCCGCGCCCCCAACAAGCAGATGAAGTATATCAGATGCTGAAAAATTTGTTGTAA
- a CDS encoding T9SS type A sorting domain-containing protein: MRKLFFTFIFLAGSMALLQAQLPIANFPDFDHPDVKGQQHHFYQYLEEGKIVVPLFLDMWNNTCLERAAAFNEVWERHGPDGDNTTIVVGLESTPNGSDADVATFPADYPMINTIKGCSDKPNCGLPHYYVVCPDGYWTKVDAADPANLADAFTQAINNCPVFDSDAAVLSIDRNYVVCDGQISPKVNFYNRGKNALTSAVFMVKLNGVVQTFFPWSGNLAQFGTQDVVIPAFSAPTESGAYELSIEVSSPNGVIDQQSGNNKKISSVYIINPAEAENMTLEVEPDFYPEEVVWQITTQDGTVVLGEGKGYNGAFTQALCARKGECYTLHLYDEGFDGFESGGGAVYQNGYKIFDFTSDNHKFGYSKFDFCMSVETVSGNGPTETGGSPQTHTGIGDIQNTAITFVRTQQQIYIDSEIALQGANVQIYDMKGSIMQKEKLNIAQQIDISTLSSGVYVLHLQHSQGDATYKFSVLK; encoded by the coding sequence ATGAGAAAATTATTTTTTACCTTTATTTTTCTTGCAGGCAGTATGGCACTGTTGCAGGCGCAATTGCCCATTGCTAATTTTCCCGACTTCGACCACCCTGATGTGAAAGGGCAGCAACATCATTTTTATCAATATCTTGAAGAAGGAAAAATAGTAGTTCCGCTGTTTTTGGATATGTGGAACAACACTTGTTTAGAGCGTGCGGCGGCTTTCAATGAAGTGTGGGAACGCCACGGACCCGATGGCGACAATACAACAATCGTTGTTGGTTTGGAAAGTACCCCCAATGGCAGCGATGCCGATGTAGCTACTTTTCCTGCCGATTATCCGATGATAAACACTATCAAAGGTTGCAGCGACAAACCAAATTGCGGATTGCCGCATTATTATGTGGTATGCCCCGACGGTTACTGGACAAAAGTAGATGCCGCCGACCCTGCCAACCTCGCCGATGCTTTTACGCAAGCCATCAACAATTGCCCCGTTTTTGATTCTGATGCCGCCGTATTGAGCATCGACAGAAACTATGTGGTGTGCGATGGTCAGATTTCGCCCAAAGTAAATTTTTATAATCGCGGCAAAAATGCCCTCACTTCGGCAGTATTTATGGTTAAGCTCAACGGAGTAGTACAAACTTTTTTTCCTTGGAGCGGCAACTTAGCGCAGTTCGGCACACAAGATGTCGTTATTCCCGCCTTTTCTGCTCCCACCGAAAGCGGCGCGTATGAACTTTCTATTGAGGTGAGCAGCCCCAATGGTGTTATTGACCAACAAAGCGGCAACAATAAAAAAATATCTTCGGTGTATATCATTAATCCTGCCGAAGCCGAAAATATGACTTTGGAGGTAGAACCCGATTTTTATCCCGAAGAAGTGGTATGGCAAATAACTACACAAGACGGTACCGTGGTACTCGGCGAAGGAAAAGGATATAATGGTGCATTTACGCAAGCTCTGTGCGCTCGCAAAGGCGAGTGCTACACCCTGCATTTATACGATGAAGGATTTGACGGCTTTGAAAGCGGCGGCGGTGCTGTTTATCAAAACGGCTACAAAATTTTTGATTTTACTTCCGACAACCACAAGTTTGGATATAGTAAATTCGATTTCTGTATGTCTGTCGAAACGGTAAGTGGCAACGGTCCCACCGAAACCGGCGGCTCTCCGCAAACCCACACCGGCATAGGGGATATTCAGAACACCGCAATAACATTTGTACGCACACAGCAGCAGATTTATATTGATAGCGAAATAGCTTTACAAGGAGCTAATGTACAAATTTATGATATGAAAGGAAGCATTATGCAGAAAGAAAAATTGAATATTGCACAACAAATAGACATCAGTACACTGAGCAGCGGCGTATATGTATTGCACCTGCAACATTCGCAAGGCGATGCTACTTATAAATTTTCGGTGCTGAAATAA
- a CDS encoding L,D-transpeptidase family protein translates to MPHSIITKEILPDLKKNPSGYLKSHDMEIVRTPDDSEAVSPSSIKWNTVTEDNFPYILRQKPGEKNALGKVKFLFPNQYSIYMHDTPSKKYFNDTDRAFSHGCIRVAEPQKLAEFVLRDNKAWPSEKIDSVFKNTGEKEIQVKARKIPVTITYFTSWVDSKGNLNFRNDIYERDKNADGKLFDGKVEKLNQICHCEGGRFLFGFEYND, encoded by the coding sequence GTGCCGCACAGTATTATCACAAAAGAAATTTTACCCGACCTCAAAAAAAATCCGAGCGGCTATCTGAAATCGCACGATATGGAAATAGTACGCACACCCGATGATTCGGAAGCCGTATCGCCGTCAAGCATCAAATGGAATACAGTAACTGAGGACAATTTTCCCTATATCCTCCGCCAAAAACCCGGCGAAAAAAATGCTTTGGGCAAAGTGAAATTTTTATTTCCCAATCAGTACAGTATTTACATGCACGATACCCCTTCCAAAAAATATTTCAACGATACCGACCGTGCTTTCAGCCACGGCTGTATTCGTGTGGCAGAGCCGCAAAAACTGGCAGAATTTGTATTGAGGGACAATAAAGCATGGCCAAGTGAAAAAATTGATTCTGTGTTCAAAAATACAGGAGAAAAAGAAATACAGGTAAAGGCAAGAAAAATTCCGGTAACAATTACTTATTTCACCTCGTGGGTGGACTCCAAAGGCAATTTGAATTTCAGAAATGATATTTACGAAAGGGATAAAAATGCTGACGGTAAATTATTTGACGGTAAAGTGGAAAAATTAAATCAAATCTGCCACTGCGAAGGCGGGCGATTTTTATTTGGTTTTGAATACAATGATTGA